A section of the Oncorhynchus tshawytscha isolate Ot180627B linkage group LG09, Otsh_v2.0, whole genome shotgun sequence genome encodes:
- the LOC112259263 gene encoding STE20-related kinase adapter protein alpha-like isoform X2, which produces MSFLAHEDSHESLTSVPRRDTMGSFLPDSSAYELLTIIGRGLEDLMTVNLARYRPTGEHVAIRRIDLESCTNEMVNYLQAELHVSKLFHHSSILPYRSIFIAENELWVISPFMAYGSARDLISSHFTDGMNELAIAYILLGMLKALDYIHHMGYVHRSVKASHVLISVDGQVCMSGLRSIISLIRHGQRARVVHDFPQYSIKVLPWLSPEVLQQNLQGYDFRSDIYSLGITACELANGHVPFKDMPATQMLLEKLNGTVPCLLDTTTIPPEELTMKPSRSGADSGICEGPSTGGAHHSNGEPSSSGSHPYSRTFSPHFHAFVELCLQRDPEKRPSASALIGHSFFKQIKRRPSEALPELFRPVTPITGFESTQPQDAASGLASLESGLSHMDVDDWDF; this is translated from the exons ATGTCTTTTCTG GCCCATGAAGACAGCCACGAGAGCCTGACCTCAGTCCCACGGCGGGACACCATGGGAAGCTTCCTCCCCGACAGCAGCGCCTATGAGCTCCTGACCATCATAG GTCGAGGCCTGGAGGACTTGATGACCGTCAACCTTGCCAGATACAGACCCACAGGGGAACACGTAGCAATCCGTCGGATTGACCTGGAGTCCTGCACCAATGAAATGGTCAACTACCTGCAG gctgaGCTCCATGTATCTAAGCTGTTCCACCACTCCAGCATCCTGCCCTACAGGAGCATCTTCATAGCAGAGAACGAGCTGTGGGTCATCTCTCCCTTCATGGCCTATG GGTCAGCCAGAGACCTGATCAGCAGCCACTTCACTGATGGGATGAATGAGCTGGCCATCGCCTACATCCTACTGGGCATGCTCAAAGCCCTGGACTACATCCACCACATGGGCTATGTACACCG GAGCGTGAAGGCCAGCCACGTGTTGATCTCGGTAGACGGTCAGGTGTGTATGTCTGGTCTGAGGAGCATCATCAGTCTGATCCGTCACGGCCAGCGGGCCAGAGTGGTCCATGACTTCCCCCAGTACAGCATCAAGGTGCTTCCCTGGCTCAGCCCAGAGGTGCTACAGCAG AATCTGCAGGGATACGACTTCCGGTCAGACATCTACAGTCTTGGCATCACAGCCTGTGAGCTAGCCAATGGACATGTGCCCTTCAAAGACATGCCAGCCACACAG ATGTTGCTGGAGAAGCTGAACGGGACCGTCCCCTGTCTGTTggacaccaccaccatccccccaGAGGAGCTGACCATGAAGCCCTCCCGCTCTGGAGCTGACTCTGGGATCTGTGAGGGCCCCAGCACCGGAGGGGCCCACCACTCTAACGGAGAGCCCTCCTCCTCGGGGAGCCACCCCTACAGTCGTACCTTCTCTCCCCACTTCCATGCTTTTGTGGAGCTGTGTCTACAGAGGGACCCAGAGAAGAG ACCCTCAGCCAGTGCTCTCATTGGTCATTCCTTCTTCAAACAG ATCAAGCGTCGGCCATCGGAGGCTCTACCTGAGCTATTCCGGCCCGTAACGCCCATCACAGGCTTTGAGAGTACCCAGCCTCAGGACGCTGCCTCTGGACTGGCCAGCCTGGAATCTGGCCTCAGCCACATGGATGTGGATGACTGGGACTTCTGA
- the LOC112259263 gene encoding STE20-related kinase adapter protein alpha-like isoform X1: MSFLRWVSEKLSVENLRDFEFFGEQAQGNSHRKAHEDSHESLTSVPRRDTMGSFLPDSSAYELLTIIGRGLEDLMTVNLARYRPTGEHVAIRRIDLESCTNEMVNYLQAELHVSKLFHHSSILPYRSIFIAENELWVISPFMAYGSARDLISSHFTDGMNELAIAYILLGMLKALDYIHHMGYVHRSVKASHVLISVDGQVCMSGLRSIISLIRHGQRARVVHDFPQYSIKVLPWLSPEVLQQNLQGYDFRSDIYSLGITACELANGHVPFKDMPATQMLLEKLNGTVPCLLDTTTIPPEELTMKPSRSGADSGICEGPSTGGAHHSNGEPSSSGSHPYSRTFSPHFHAFVELCLQRDPEKRPSASALIGHSFFKQIKRRPSEALPELFRPVTPITGFESTQPQDAASGLASLESGLSHMDVDDWDF, encoded by the exons ATGTCTTTTCTG CGTTGGGTCTCAGAGAAATTGAGTGTGGAGAACCTGAGGGATTTTGAGTTTTTTGGAG AGCAAGCTCAGGGAAACTCTCACAGGAAA GCCCATGAAGACAGCCACGAGAGCCTGACCTCAGTCCCACGGCGGGACACCATGGGAAGCTTCCTCCCCGACAGCAGCGCCTATGAGCTCCTGACCATCATAG GTCGAGGCCTGGAGGACTTGATGACCGTCAACCTTGCCAGATACAGACCCACAGGGGAACACGTAGCAATCCGTCGGATTGACCTGGAGTCCTGCACCAATGAAATGGTCAACTACCTGCAG gctgaGCTCCATGTATCTAAGCTGTTCCACCACTCCAGCATCCTGCCCTACAGGAGCATCTTCATAGCAGAGAACGAGCTGTGGGTCATCTCTCCCTTCATGGCCTATG GGTCAGCCAGAGACCTGATCAGCAGCCACTTCACTGATGGGATGAATGAGCTGGCCATCGCCTACATCCTACTGGGCATGCTCAAAGCCCTGGACTACATCCACCACATGGGCTATGTACACCG GAGCGTGAAGGCCAGCCACGTGTTGATCTCGGTAGACGGTCAGGTGTGTATGTCTGGTCTGAGGAGCATCATCAGTCTGATCCGTCACGGCCAGCGGGCCAGAGTGGTCCATGACTTCCCCCAGTACAGCATCAAGGTGCTTCCCTGGCTCAGCCCAGAGGTGCTACAGCAG AATCTGCAGGGATACGACTTCCGGTCAGACATCTACAGTCTTGGCATCACAGCCTGTGAGCTAGCCAATGGACATGTGCCCTTCAAAGACATGCCAGCCACACAG ATGTTGCTGGAGAAGCTGAACGGGACCGTCCCCTGTCTGTTggacaccaccaccatccccccaGAGGAGCTGACCATGAAGCCCTCCCGCTCTGGAGCTGACTCTGGGATCTGTGAGGGCCCCAGCACCGGAGGGGCCCACCACTCTAACGGAGAGCCCTCCTCCTCGGGGAGCCACCCCTACAGTCGTACCTTCTCTCCCCACTTCCATGCTTTTGTGGAGCTGTGTCTACAGAGGGACCCAGAGAAGAG ACCCTCAGCCAGTGCTCTCATTGGTCATTCCTTCTTCAAACAG ATCAAGCGTCGGCCATCGGAGGCTCTACCTGAGCTATTCCGGCCCGTAACGCCCATCACAGGCTTTGAGAGTACCCAGCCTCAGGACGCTGCCTCTGGACTGGCCAGCCTGGAATCTGGCCTCAGCCACATGGATGTGGATGACTGGGACTTCTGA
- the LOC112259263 gene encoding STE20-related kinase adapter protein alpha-like isoform X3 yields MGSFLPDSSAYELLTIIGRGLEDLMTVNLARYRPTGEHVAIRRIDLESCTNEMVNYLQAELHVSKLFHHSSILPYRSIFIAENELWVISPFMAYGSARDLISSHFTDGMNELAIAYILLGMLKALDYIHHMGYVHRSVKASHVLISVDGQVCMSGLRSIISLIRHGQRARVVHDFPQYSIKVLPWLSPEVLQQNLQGYDFRSDIYSLGITACELANGHVPFKDMPATQMLLEKLNGTVPCLLDTTTIPPEELTMKPSRSGADSGICEGPSTGGAHHSNGEPSSSGSHPYSRTFSPHFHAFVELCLQRDPEKRPSASALIGHSFFKQIKRRPSEALPELFRPVTPITGFESTQPQDAASGLASLESGLSHMDVDDWDF; encoded by the exons ATGGGAAGCTTCCTCCCCGACAGCAGCGCCTATGAGCTCCTGACCATCATAG GTCGAGGCCTGGAGGACTTGATGACCGTCAACCTTGCCAGATACAGACCCACAGGGGAACACGTAGCAATCCGTCGGATTGACCTGGAGTCCTGCACCAATGAAATGGTCAACTACCTGCAG gctgaGCTCCATGTATCTAAGCTGTTCCACCACTCCAGCATCCTGCCCTACAGGAGCATCTTCATAGCAGAGAACGAGCTGTGGGTCATCTCTCCCTTCATGGCCTATG GGTCAGCCAGAGACCTGATCAGCAGCCACTTCACTGATGGGATGAATGAGCTGGCCATCGCCTACATCCTACTGGGCATGCTCAAAGCCCTGGACTACATCCACCACATGGGCTATGTACACCG GAGCGTGAAGGCCAGCCACGTGTTGATCTCGGTAGACGGTCAGGTGTGTATGTCTGGTCTGAGGAGCATCATCAGTCTGATCCGTCACGGCCAGCGGGCCAGAGTGGTCCATGACTTCCCCCAGTACAGCATCAAGGTGCTTCCCTGGCTCAGCCCAGAGGTGCTACAGCAG AATCTGCAGGGATACGACTTCCGGTCAGACATCTACAGTCTTGGCATCACAGCCTGTGAGCTAGCCAATGGACATGTGCCCTTCAAAGACATGCCAGCCACACAG ATGTTGCTGGAGAAGCTGAACGGGACCGTCCCCTGTCTGTTggacaccaccaccatccccccaGAGGAGCTGACCATGAAGCCCTCCCGCTCTGGAGCTGACTCTGGGATCTGTGAGGGCCCCAGCACCGGAGGGGCCCACCACTCTAACGGAGAGCCCTCCTCCTCGGGGAGCCACCCCTACAGTCGTACCTTCTCTCCCCACTTCCATGCTTTTGTGGAGCTGTGTCTACAGAGGGACCCAGAGAAGAG ACCCTCAGCCAGTGCTCTCATTGGTCATTCCTTCTTCAAACAG ATCAAGCGTCGGCCATCGGAGGCTCTACCTGAGCTATTCCGGCCCGTAACGCCCATCACAGGCTTTGAGAGTACCCAGCCTCAGGACGCTGCCTCTGGACTGGCCAGCCTGGAATCTGGCCTCAGCCACATGGATGTGGATGACTGGGACTTCTGA
- the LOC112259023 gene encoding E3 ubiquitin-protein ligase RNF113A: MAESTCTFLFKKSTKRCNARKRKASDSDTDGNSDEDKNAVVRKEKKTGSANPMIQRTKKVEREVSSAESDEEKEKKKVTVAYKSTRSAKPEGPDDMGATAIYELDTAKDNDAQAIFERSQKIQEELTGKEDDKIYRGMNNYKKHIKPKDSTMGNASSGMVRKGPIRAPEHLRATVRWDYQPDICKDYKETGFCGFGDSCKFLHDRSDYKHGWQIERELDEGRYGANDDENYEVSSDEEDMPFKCFICRESFKNPVITKCQHYFCETCALQHYRKSQRCYVCNVQTNGVFNPAKELAAKIAKHQAMLDQPPSEED; the protein is encoded by the exons ATGGCGGAGTCAACCTGTACTTTTCTATTTAAAAAATCTACCAAAAGATGCAACGCTCGGAAGAGAAAAGCCAGTGACAGCGACACAG ATGGCAACAGTGACGAAGACAAGAATGCCGTCGtcagaaaagaaaaaaagacgGGTTCAGCAAACCCTATGATTCAAAGG acaaaaaaagtagagagagaggtgtcatcTGCTGAAAGTGACgaggagaaagaaaaaaagaaagtcactGTCGCTTACAAGTCCACACGGTCAGCG AAACCAGAGGGGCCAGATGACATGGGAGCAACTGCAATCTATGAGCTGGACACAGCAAAGGACAATGATGCTCAGGCCATCTTTGAGAGGAGTCAGAAGATCCAGGAG GAGCTGACCGGTAAAGAGGATGATAAGATCTACAGAGGAATGAACAACTACAAAAAGCACATCAAGCCCAAAGACTCCACCATGGGAAATGCATCCTCTGGCATGGTCAG GAAGGGTCCAATCAGGGCCCCAGAGCACCTGAGGGCCACAGTGAGGTGGGACTACCAGCCAGACATCTGTAAGGACTACAAAGAGACTGGCTTCTGTGGCTTTGGAG ACAGCTGCAAGTTCCTCCATGACCGCTCAGACTACAAACATGGCTGGCAGATTGAGAGGGAGCTGGATGAGGGGCGCTATGGGGCCAATG ATGATGAGAACTACGAGGTGAGCAGTGACGAGGAGGACATGCCCTTCAAATGCTTCATCTGCCGAGAGTCCTTCAAGAACCCCGTCATCACCAA GTGTCAGCACTACTTCTGTGAGACCTGTGCTCTTCAGCACTACCGCAAGTCCCAGCGCTGCTATGTGTGTAACGTCCAGACCAACGGCGTCTTCAACCCAGCTAAAG AGCTGGCAGCCAAGATCGCCAAACACCAAGCCATGCTAGACCAGCCACCCTCTGAAGAAGATTAG